A DNA window from Thalassospiraceae bacterium LMO-JJ14 contains the following coding sequences:
- a CDS encoding TRAP transporter substrate-binding protein, whose product MFRVSKTIKGLCAAALAVAFVSAPGIADAKTKIRVQSVIPAKADEVFMLNDFAKDVKALTSGSLEIEVLPAGAVVGVKETLDAVDSGLIEGGFAWTHYWSGKHPAAMLFGSPVAGAGVGIDNIAFVSWFQYGGGKELYDQLWKEMGVNVKGFMLQPVGPEALGWFKEPINSMDDFRKYRFRTPPGIPGQTYKDIGVASVAMGGGDILPALEKGTIDAAEWCCPKPDSVFGFQKVLKHYYLQGLHQVVVNADMYINGDVYNKLSALEKKALEVAANASLSKAMSYRIYENGKALKDLTENHGVQLHDTPADYFPAYMNAAKAALEKNAAENAFFAKVWQSQKDFAAIAVPFWAGAQASNASLGKAFADSVKKK is encoded by the coding sequence ATGTTTCGTGTAAGTAAAACCATCAAGGGGCTTTGCGCTGCCGCGCTCGCGGTTGCCTTTGTCTCGGCGCCCGGCATTGCCGACGCAAAGACCAAAATCCGCGTTCAGTCGGTGATCCCGGCTAAGGCCGACGAAGTCTTCATGTTGAACGATTTCGCAAAGGACGTGAAGGCTTTGACGAGCGGCTCGCTTGAAATCGAAGTGTTGCCCGCTGGGGCCGTCGTGGGTGTTAAAGAAACCCTCGACGCCGTTGATAGCGGTTTGATCGAAGGCGGGTTCGCATGGACTCACTACTGGTCCGGTAAGCACCCGGCGGCCATGCTGTTCGGCTCGCCGGTTGCAGGTGCCGGTGTCGGCATCGACAACATCGCCTTCGTTTCCTGGTTCCAGTACGGCGGCGGTAAAGAGCTGTACGACCAACTCTGGAAAGAAATGGGCGTCAATGTGAAGGGCTTCATGCTGCAGCCGGTCGGTCCGGAAGCGCTCGGCTGGTTCAAAGAGCCGATCAATTCCATGGACGACTTCCGCAAGTACCGCTTCCGCACGCCGCCGGGCATTCCGGGTCAGACCTACAAAGACATCGGTGTTGCCTCCGTCGCCATGGGTGGCGGGGATATTCTGCCGGCGCTTGAAAAAGGCACGATCGATGCTGCCGAGTGGTGCTGCCCGAAACCGGACAGCGTGTTCGGCTTCCAGAAAGTGCTCAAGCACTACTATCTGCAAGGCCTGCACCAGGTCGTCGTGAACGCCGACATGTATATCAATGGCGACGTTTACAACAAACTCTCGGCTCTCGAGAAGAAAGCCCTCGAAGTTGCAGCCAATGCATCGCTCTCGAAGGCTATGTCTTATCGGATCTACGAGAACGGCAAGGCCCTCAAGGACCTGACCGAAAATCACGGCGTGCAGCTTCATGATACCCCGGCCGACTATTTCCCGGCGTACATGAACGCGGCGAAAGCTGCCCTCGAGAAGAATGCGGCCGAGAACGCATTCTTCGCCAAAGTCTGGCAAAGCCAGAAGGATTTCGCAGCGATCGCGGTTCCTTTCTGGGCTGGTGCCCAAGCGTCAAATGCGAGCCTGGGTAAGGCGTTCGCAGACAGCGTGAAAAAGAAGTAA
- a CDS encoding substrate-binding domain-containing protein — MPDKHPNTPNLQDIATAAGVSTATVSRVLNSPADVRPILRERVETQIRALGYVRHGAARALASARSHTIGAVIPTLESAIFASGVNAVENRLTEARYTLLLAVTNYDLDHEYEQVQALIERGVDGMILVGSQHNADTLTMLSRQDCPFVTTWTYAPDAAYPCVGFDNPGAARRITEHLLDLGHKRIGVIAGLGDSNDRARERVIGVRTALHARGIELAPDALIEKPYEVSEGRDAFRTLMRLPKKHRPSGIFCGNDVLAVGAILEAQHLGIRVPEDVSIVGFDDLPLAEHLSPGLTTVHVPSRRMGERAAEYLLDCIAGEMPEPRNELPTDIMVRGTTAPPPQ; from the coding sequence ATGCCGGACAAGCATCCGAACACCCCCAACCTGCAGGATATCGCCACCGCCGCCGGCGTCTCGACGGCAACGGTGTCGCGGGTGCTGAACAGCCCCGCCGATGTGCGCCCTATCCTGCGCGAACGGGTCGAGACGCAGATCCGCGCCCTTGGTTATGTCCGCCACGGTGCGGCACGGGCACTGGCGTCGGCACGCTCGCACACCATCGGCGCCGTCATCCCGACCCTTGAGAGCGCAATTTTCGCCAGCGGCGTCAATGCCGTCGAAAACCGACTGACAGAAGCCCGTTACACCCTTTTGCTGGCAGTCACCAATTACGATCTGGATCATGAATACGAACAGGTGCAGGCATTGATCGAACGCGGTGTCGACGGCATGATTCTGGTCGGCAGCCAGCATAACGCCGACACCCTGACCATGCTGTCGCGCCAGGACTGCCCGTTCGTCACCACATGGACCTATGCCCCCGATGCCGCATATCCCTGCGTCGGCTTCGACAATCCGGGGGCGGCACGGCGCATCACCGAGCACCTTCTTGATCTCGGCCACAAGCGGATCGGCGTCATCGCCGGCCTTGGCGACAGCAACGACCGGGCACGCGAACGCGTCATCGGCGTCAGGACGGCCTTGCATGCCCGCGGCATCGAGCTGGCGCCTGACGCGTTGATCGAAAAACCTTACGAAGTCAGCGAAGGCCGCGATGCCTTTCGCACCCTGATGCGGTTGCCGAAAAAACACCGCCCGAGCGGTATCTTCTGCGGCAACGATGTGCTTGCCGTCGGCGCCATCTTGGAAGCCCAGCACCTCGGCATCCGGGTCCCCGAGGATGTTTCCATCGTCGGCTTCGACGATCTGCCGCTGGCCGAGCACCTGTCGCCGGGCCTGACCACGGTGCATGTCCCGAGCCGCCGCATGGGCGAACGCGCCGCCGAGTACCTTCTTGACTGTATTGCCGGCGAGATGCCCGAGCCCCGCAACGAACTGCCGACCGACATCATGGT